The genomic stretch AGTTGATACTTGTATCTGTTATGAGGTAGGAATATGATAACATCATTTCCTACCCCGGAAATCTGTTTTTCATCTCCATTATTAAGTAATCCCCCTCAGTCCTCCTGACCTCACTGAGCTGTCGTGCTACCAATGTTCTAAGTATTCTTGGATCTCTTTCCAGGCTCTTTATTTGGTTCCTTTGGTGAGTTTGTCTATCTCTGCACTGTTACCACACTGCCTATAGCTCTTTGCAAGTCCCCCCTTCTTGTGAAGTGTCGCAGCTACACTCTTGGTCCTTTGCACTTCCTTACATCTCTTTTGATCTCTTTCCCAGACTTTCTGTCTCTGGCCATGACGACAACAGTGTGGAGCTAACCGTGGCTGAAGGACCCTATAAAATCATCTTGACAGCACGGCCATTCCGCCTTGACCTGCTCGAAGACCGCAGCCTTCTGCTCAGTGTCAATGCCCGAGGACTCTTAGCTCTTGAGCACCAGAGGGCCCCCAGGGTCTCGTGAGTACAGGGGTCGGGACTGAAGGCGACCTAGTGTGAAAGAGCCTTAGGTGTGTTGTGGGGTCTGGCACTGGGTTCCTGGGAGAAGACAGGGTGGCAGGACAGCCAGGTaggggctgagggctgggagAAACTGTCAGGGAGGGTAGGAAGCAGGCTGGGTTGCAGTTGTCTTCATTTCCTCTACAGACCAGGAGGCAGTCACTTTTGTCCCTGAGCTGTACCCTGTGCACCTCCTCTGAGAGGCCTGCCTGGGTCtgcctttccctcttccccttctcacGCCATCACATTTCccagatttattttcttcctaccCCCGCCCCATCTCTGGAAGTTTGTCGACTGAAACTcacttttatgtttctgtttttgtgttggttttgtgcctccttttccccttccctaccCATCTCCTCCTGCCCTAGTTTCTCGGATAAAGTTAGTCTCACGCTCGGTAGCATTTGGGATAAGATCAAGAACCTTTTCTCTAGGTAAATCCATGGCCACTGGTACTGTATGCGTTCCTCTGCCCTTACCCACCCTTCACTCTGGCCCCCAGGGAAAGATGCCCAGACCCTTTCATGCCCTGCCCTGCATCACCTTTCTTTCTCCAGCTATGTGGTATCTGGTCCCTGTTCCCTATTCTGACCGGGAGTCccctgggagaaggaagaggatgtGTTGGAAGTACTTAAGGAACGTAGGAAGCTGGCTTTGCCGAGCGGTAGAGAGATGCTGCTTGTTGCTGGGGTTCCTGGCTCTCAGCTGGGATGCACTGAAGCTCTGGGCAGAGCTGCTTGCCAGCCTCCCTTGAAAGCATTCTTTGGCACAAcctctgtttgagtccctgcgtATATCTGTAGAGGCTTGTTCATGGTATGACCCACTTGCCTTTGCAAAACCCTCGTGGCTGGCTAAGAGGCTGAGTCCCAGTGAGGGCAGATGGGGCCAGAGTCTCTCCGTGgaggcagcagagccaggactggctTCTGAACCCAGGCCCTTGAACCTGCCTGTCTTTTGGAATGCCGGCAGAGGCTGATGATTCGGGCCTGTGTGTGGAAGGCACCTCCTGGTGGCATTGACTCCTCATTtacctttctcatttctctcctcGTCCTTTGCACACTTACCTGTTTTCTGGGGGTCCCTCTCCAAGCTTTAACATTCAGTCCCTTCCTCCAATGCCTTCGTTCCTTTGGACCCTTGGCTCTCTATTCCCTCACCCCTCCTTCCACTAGCCCCTCGTCCCTGCCCCCTCTGGATTGGAGCAGACAGCTCTCCTACCTTCCAGGCAAGGATCAAAAGACCCAGCTGAGGGCGATGGGGCCCAGCCCAAGGAAGCTCCTGGGGATGGTGACAAGGCAAGTCGGTGGAGGTgggtggttggagcacagggCTGGCTGGGAGGTTGGAAGGGAAAGGCCCACGAGAAACTTGAGCTTAGTCTTGCAATCAGGGATGGGATTTAGAAAatgggtgggggaagagagagaagtggtGTGTGACTGGGTATTGGTCTGCCTTCCTCCTCACAGCCAGAAGAGAcccaggggaaggaagagaaagatgagcCAGGAGCCTGGGAGGAGACATTCAAAACTCACTCTGACAGCAAGCCATATGGTAAGGGACTGGGAGAGCCGTGGGCAGGGGCGCAGGGAGTCCTTGCCAGGTAGAAGCTCTGGAACTCATCTTTTGCTTTCCTTCCAGGCCCCATGTCTGTGGGTTTGGACTTCTCTCTGCCAGGCATGGAGCATGTGTATGGGATCCCTGAGCATGCAGACAGCCTGAGGCTGAAGGTCACCGAGTGAGTTCCATGGTGACCTCAGGGtatagggggagagagagaggggtcgGAAGTCAGGGCTGTGGGGAGATGTGCATGCAGATGTGCATGGACAAGCATGGATCACTTCCTGTGCCCAGATCACCTTTGGCGattggaaaattctttttttttttttttttttaatttttccttgagAAAGGGCAGGAGGGTCAATTCTTACCCCTCACCTGTGTCTATGGGATGGGGGTTGTGTGTATCAGGGCCTGGgccagtctgtctgtctgtccacagGGGTGGAGAGCCATATCGCCTCTACAATTTGGATGTGTTCCAGTACGAGCTGTACAACCCCATGGCCCTGTACGGCTCTGTGCCTGTGCTCCTGGCACATAGTCCTCATCGGGACCTGGGCATATTCTGGCTCAATGCTGCAGAGACTTGGGTTGACATATCCTCCAACACGGCGGGGAAGGTGAGAGCACAGGCGCGGGGAGCAGTAAGGGAGGGGGAGTCCTCAGGCCATGAGCTTTGAAGATAGCCTATTTGGTCTTGGCTGAGAAAATGGGCCTGGGCCTTGTGAGCAGCCTTGAGTTCCCCAGTCACTTCCAGAAGACACATGCTGGGGAACACACTAGTGCCCTTTTTGCATTTATTGTCAGTACATTTGTTACTGAGTTCATATCATGTGCTAGATAGTtttctgggtgctggggatatagTGGTCATTGAGGTAGGAGAGGGCCCCACTCTCAGGAAGGCGTTAAGCAGATAGCAAAGACAGCAAGATGAGTTCAGTGGTGGTAAGTGCTGAGAAACAAATGCCGCAGTCATGTGGTGTGTACGGGGGCAGTGCTGCTAAATGGTGGGGTCCATTAAAGCCTCACTGAGGAGGTAACTTAATCTTAGCCCAGAGTGACTCGTTAGGAGCCAGCCTTGTGAAGATTTTGGGGAGAACCTTGCTGCTTTGTCTTGGGGTTGGAGCATGAGAGGGCGTGTGTTGGACTTCTCTCTGGTCCCCTCTACAGACCCTGTTTGGGAAGATGCTCGACTACCTGCAGGGTTCTGGGGAGACCCCACAGACAGATGTCCGTTGGATGTCGGAGAGCGGCATCATTGACGTCTTCCTGCTGCTTGGGCCCTCTGTCTCGGATGTCTTCCGGCAGTATGCCAGTCTCACAGGTACCTGGCATCCCCGCGCCATCAGCCAGCAGCCTCCTTTTCCGGCCCTTATCTTCTTGAGAGGGTAACTGCATTTTCAGAAGTCCTGTGCCCTTCAGCTTCTCTAGTTTACAAGCCTCCCTCAATTTCTGGGTGTCCCCACTGGCCCCAGGTTGGCCTGATCCCACTGTGACCCCCGTCCCTCACTGAACCTGCAGGGACCCAGGCATTGCCCCCGCTCTTCTCCCTCGGCTACCACCAGAGCCGCTGGAACTACCGGGATGAGGCCGATGTGCTGGAAGTCAATCAGGGCTTTGATGATCACAACCTGCCCTGTGATGTCATCTGGCTGGACATTGAGCATGCTGATGGCAAGCGGTACTTCACCTGGGACCCCAGCCGtttcccccagcccctcaccatGCTTGAGCACTTGGCCTCCAAGAGGCGGAAGGTAAGAGGACTGCAGCCACGGTTGGTCTCTGACATAGTAGCCCTGGGGAGCTCTGACCACCCGTGTTCCTCTCTCGCAGCTGGTCACCATTGTGGATCCCCACATCAAGGTGGACTCTAGCTACCGCATACATGAAGAGTTGCAGAACCAGGGTCTGTATGTTAAAACTCGGGATGGCTCTGACTACGAGGGCTGGTGCTGGCCAGGTAGGTGGTGCAGGCCCAGAATTGAGACAGAGATTATTGGAAGACGAAGGAGGTAGAATGGTGGCCATTTTCCCCCTTGAGGGTTGACAGCCACCCTTAACTTCTCCTAGGCGCAGCTGGTTACCCTGACTTCACCAATCCCGCAACGAGGGCCTGGTGGGCTAACATGTTCAACTTTGACAATTACGAGGTATAGCAGGCCTCTCCCTACTTGCGTCTGTCTTTCCCACCCTGCCTCCTTGAATCCTCTGCTTGTTAACCCAGCTGTGGTTGGTTGCCTGTAAATATGTCAGAGAGCCTTGATGATCCCTGAGAAATGCATCGTTTTGGATTCCTAGGAGCTCTTTGCTCTGACactgtctttttccttctgtcccCATTTGTGCCTTGTGTTCTCAGGGCTCAGCTCCCAACCTCTATGTCTGGAATGACATGAATGAACCATCTGTGTTCAATGGTCCTGAGGTCACCATGCTCAAGGACGCCCAGCATTACGGGGGCTGGGAGCACCGAGACGTGCATAACATTTATGGCTTCTACGTGGTAAGGGGCTGAGAGAGGAGGGACTGAGGGCCGGGGAACCTGCAATAGGTGACAGCTGGCTTTTGCTCCTCActgcccttcctctctcctgtctCCACTCAGCACATGGCGACTGCAAATGGGCTGGTGCTGCGCTCCGGGGGTGTGGAACGCCCCTTTGTCCTGAGCAGGGCTTTCTTTGCTGGCTCCCAGCGCTTTGGTAAGATTTGGAGAATAGAGCCGGAGAAGGTGTGAGGGGAGGAGGAGCCGTGGGCCTAGACCTGGTTCTCCGAGAAATCTGCCCACGCAGCCATCCTTTGCGAGCTGCACACTATATCCTCTGGGCTCTGCACTTTAAGGGGATCCAGGGAGTGAGAGGTCCATTCAAGTGCTCTTGTGAATTCTGCCGTCTTCAGCAGGTCCCTGGGGCCCCAGTGCAGATGTGGCAGGTCCGGGAGGTCAGCTGTGTAAACTGCTGAGCCGTCACTGTTTGCAAGCTCCCTCCCGCTTGTCTTCCTCAGGAGCTGTGTGGACAGGGGACAACACTGCCGAATGGGACCATCTGAAGATCTCTATCCCTATGTGTCTCAGCTTGGGGCTGGTGGGACTTTCCTTCTGTGGGGGTGAGAGGGGAAGAATTTGGGGTCCTTGGTTTGGTGGGAGAGGGGCAAGGCAAAGGGCACAGGACCTGGGTGTGAATAGAGAGCTGAGAGTCCAGCGTGGGGCTTTGGGGAGCTCCTAGGCAGCAGCTGTCTTTCACCCTCTTTTCCAACCTGCTTCCTCCGTCTCCTCTCCCAGCGGACGTGGGCGGCTTCTTCAAGAATCCAGATCCAGAACTGCTTGTGCGCTGGTACCAAATGGGTGCCTATCAGCCATTCTTCCGGGCACATGCCCACTTGGACACGGGGCGGCGAGAGCCGTGGCTGTTACCATCTCAGTACCACGACATAATCCGAGATGCCTTGGGCCAACGATATTCCTTGCTGCCTTTCTGGTACACCCTCTTCTATCAGGCCCATCGTGAAGGGATTCCTGTCATGAGGTGAGCTAATCAGCTGGGTCTGTGTCGTGTGGGCTGAGGTGGCTGGGGACAGTAGGGACTGAGCTCTGTTTCTGGGCCTCTCTCTTCAGAAGGAGGAAAATCTGATTTCAAGGTCAAAAGTAAGCGGAGATTAACACGGATGAATAGCAATAGACATAATTGGGTGCTTATGACATGGCAGGCATTATTCATCACTATTCCCAGATCCCGAAACCAGGCAGACAAGTGTCTTACCCTTGTGGAATGTACATTCTTGagaggaagacagacagacagacatgtaaacaaatgtataaataagaaaattgccAGCAATGATAAGCTCTTTGAAGAAACAGGAGAGGGTAATGGAATTAGGTTCCACAAACGGCCTTTTtgagaagaaggccatgtgagaTGAGGCCTACCTGATGAGTAAGAGATTGTTTGTGATCTAGAGGAAGAATGTTCCAAACAGAGGAGACTCCAAGTAGAAAAATTCTAAAGTGGAAATGAGTTTGGTGTGTTCTAGGAGTAGAAAAAACCAGTATGTATCAGGAGTAAGGATCCAGAGGGAGAGGTAGATGAGGTGGGAGAGGAAAATCCAACCTGATCCTGGAGGGCCTTTCAGGCCAGGATAACCAAGTGGCCACTGGAAAGCTGCTGTGCAGAACAGTTTCAAGAGGGGacagggcaggaggaggcagggagatggGTTAGGGAGTTAGATGCCTAGCAAGGTGAGGCTGCATAGCTGAGGCCTGAAGCCCACCCAGACTGGCTGTAAGCGCCTGGGGCTTCCCCCTGTGCTGTTCTCATCACCAGTTCCTGAGGGAGTGTCTTCCTTTCTTGTCTTGCGTCCTTCCTAGGCCCCTGTGGGTGCATTATCCTCAGGATGTGACCACCTTCAGTATAGATGATCAGTTCCTGCTTGGTGAGAAATGGGGACAGCTGGTGGCGGGCGGGGTTAGGGCTGAGAAGTAAGCACTATGGGCGACCTGTGTGGATgcccagggagggaggaatgagggAGGCTGGTGGTGCAAGGAGGCAGGCGCTTCGGTGCCCCGTCTGGGAACTGATCGCCTCAGTTGAGAGTTGATTTTGGTGTGTTTTAGGGGATGCGTTGCTGGTTCACCCTGTTTCAGACTCAGGGGCTCACGGTGTGCAGGTCTATCTGCCTGGCCAAGGGGAGGTGAGTTAAGGAAGGGCGTGGTGGGGAATGATGATTGTGGAGGCCAAAGGGGATAAATGGAGAGGGGGCCCGTGCAGGGAGTGACCGAGTGTATCTCCTGCCGCCCACAGGTGTGGTATGACGTTCAGAGTTACCAGAAGCATCATGGTCCCCAGACCCTGTACCTGCCTGTAACTCTGAGCAGTGTGAGTATGCCTGGCCCGGCTGCCAGCTCCTTCTGCCTGTAGGTTTCCAGAAGGGGAGAGAGTGTGTGCTTTGAGGTCCATACTGCAGACGGGCAAGAGCAAAGGATGCTGCAGGACCAAGGTTGGACAACAGGGTGACTTCATGCCAGCGCTGCTCTTGCCCTAGATCCCTGTGTTCCAGCGTGGAGGGACTATCGTACCTCGATGGATGCGAGTGCGGCGTTCTTCAGACTGTATGAAGGATGATCCCATCACTCTTTTTGTTGCACTCAGCCCCCAGGTGAGAGCATAGGCAGAGAGCCTCCTCAACCATCTGCCTACCTTCCTAGGATTCagtcccctggggtgggggggcttccTCTTGGGCTCAGGCTCTCACctgttcctcttcctccccagggTACAGCCCACGGAGAGCTCTTTCTAGATGATGGGCACACGTTCAACTATCAGACTCACCATGAGTTCCTACTGCGTCGATTCTCATTCTCTGGCAACACCCTTGTGTCCAGGTAATGAGGTGTCCGGTCTGCCTTGGCAGCCTCAGGAGGAGGCTGGGCCTTGGGGATGCTCACAGCTCACTGCCTCATGACCTTGCCCTGGGTCTCCTCCTTCTGCTCCAACATCTTTCTCTCTGATGGGCATCCATTTTTGCTCCCTGCAGCTCAGCAGACCCCAAAGGCCACTTTGAGACACCAATCTGGATTGAGCGGGTGGTGATAATAGGGGCTGGAAAGCCAGCTGCCGTGGTACTCCAGACAGACGGTGAGTGATCTGCCCCCAGGGTGAGGAACGGGGGGAAGCAAGGGCAGGGTTGGGACCCCTAGCCTGTAGGAAAGTTGTTGTTACTGCTATGGCTATGGCACTCTTTCTTCCTCTAGCAGGATCTCCTGAAAGCCGCCTGTCCTTCCAGCATGACCCTGAGACCTCTGTGTTGGTCCTGCGCAAGCCTGGCGTCAACGTGGCATCCGACTGGAGTATTCACCTGCGATAACCCAAGGGACGCTGCGGGGTGGGAGGGGTGCGGTGGTGATGAGAGTTACTCTTTTTTCTGCCTTGAAGTTTGACCGTCCCCCCTAAGACCCAGATTCTGCCAACATCTGGGCAGGATGAGAGGGCTGTCCCTGGGCTCTGAATTCCTCTTGTGATCTGACCTCTCCCACCCATTGACACCAAATCTCCCTTCATCCCCCAACACTGTTGCTCTGTCTGGAGCACATTACCTGTGAAGACCTGGGGACCACAGCGCCCTTGCTTTCccttgtctttcctttcttttgtgggTCCTGAATCCTCCAGACCCTGTCCATTCATGCCTCTCGTGTGTTGATGCCATTTCTTGGAAGAAGATAAGGGAGGTGAGCTTTAgggctccttttctccttccccttccctcctcaccaAACTGCTTTCcctcttatttcttcctcttggcTCTGTCAGCCCTCCCCTGTTTATGCCCCACTGATAGGCTGGGACCACCCTTTACCTGATAAGGGATGAATGGATCAAAGGAGTGAGGTTGCAGAGaacttccccttccctctcttcccaacCTTTCCTCTCCCCATTCCTTCTAGAGCTGCTGCAGTTCTGACAGGGGCAGTTCTACCTCCCCTGTCCCTTAGGGGAAAGAAGTTTCCACTCTTTAAGAGGGGGTGGGCATTAAATTTCTTTTGCCCCCTTTCTGTCCCCTTGAGGGGcatttaaaatggagaaatcaaTTGTGGTTTCATTGAATCACGGTCACCTGTATTTATTACTGGGGGAaggctgagggtggggggagatgaTCATGTGTGTCCAGGGTTGGCCTGAagccctgggtgggggtggggaggactcaCTGGGGATGCAGGGGCATatttgtgagaattttttttttacttcctcttGGCCCCCAGCTGTGACAGGTTTtgataaaaggagaaacaatAAAGAGATAAACCATAAATAACTGTTCATGTCTCTAGTTCTGGCCTGAATCACAGATGCTTGGAAGACTGAGGGCCTGACATTTTCATCTAGCCTCAGCATAAGCCTTGTCCATTCAGCAAAATGAGCAAGTGCAAGCCTTCCTCAGTTTGTTAGATACCAGTATTTTTATAGAGGAGCCCCACAAAATCGTCAGATTGTGAACAAAGGGGCTATGCAATAAACTTGGCGAGCTCGGGGACCACGTGGcaggcctgacaagctcagtggccaaaagtaaccacacaggatggtccgatcacaaattcctaactgggcaggtcatagcgagtagtcacatcccaggcctATAGCTTCCTTAGCAGAGGTCAATCTTTAAGTGAGCTCTGTCCATCGTTCTTAccgcatctaagataacatacctttgaaatgtcaagcattttattttccttcccctaAAGGCACAACCACAGGCGCCAGAGCacgagaccacagaacccctcattgttacctTGTTCCCACATACCATGTCTGTGCTGTAAACGTTAATTAACTATTCTGTTCCCAccagtgtgtctctccattttgccttttatccaatcctagagatttccccactatgctttctcctgcctctaatgTACCACCAGTGGATTTTGTGCACCTTCCTTGGTgtcttcttttttgcttttaatggGATGCAAAACTGCTCTTGCCTGGAGCATTTGAGGCCTTGCTCCACAGTACACACTACGTCCTCAGTTTGGCTCACTCtgaaattctctacaggtttggtcGTTGCTTACGTTGACAAGATTTTAGTAGGCTTAGTTAATAGTGCTGACCAGAGCTGATAGGGTCCCTCTTGAATAGAAACACAAATAACTATGTAGTCAGATGTTTTCACACTAAAGACTACTTCTCTTTAGCtcgcagtatttttaaaaacttcccacTGTTTTAGTGACAGGAAATAGTTTTCTCCCTTTTGAAGACTGACAACAAATCTTAGAGGTTATTTCACAAGAAACTAGGTTTTTTGAAAGGTTTCAGAGAAGACAACTGCCCAGGATGACTTGTATCTAATGAGaagtgtgggggaggaaaaataattttccttttaaccCTAAGTtctctggctggtctaataatcaaattgacatgagattactaggagaaaataaccaaatttattacatGTACATAGGGAGTTCCTTAAGAATATGGGATCTGAGGACAGACAAATCAGGCAGTTAGGGTTTATATGCTGTTCTGGACTAAGGCGAGGGAGTCAGGGATCTGAGACTCCAAAGGGAaagtaggcaattcacaggtagatgagaaagCAACCATttggtaaacaaattcttgcctggccacccagaaacaatggaaCACAGAGGAGGGTCTTGGTTAGAGTTCTCCCTGTCTAACACTTAGTTCTTGTGATGCTAAGGCAGTCATTCCCTTCCTTTAAGCAGGTTTTCCtctctgaattcctttaggcaggtaaaGAGGAGGTAAAAGGCTCTTCTTGAGTCGTTTGTttaaaataaccagcttaaaataatatcccaaaaaggcatattttggggtggcaaaactACTTCCCCTCAGGAGTTGGGGGATGTGTTCATGGGACTTCCGCAGCTCAGGGAATATTTTCAATGGGAGATAGCCCAATGACTTGGCAATCCACCCAGCACCCGCCCCCATTGTTATCTGAGAAATTCAGGTCAGAGGAAACAGTACAGATCCTGGAGTCAGTTATCTAGAATAGATATAGAAAATTGCACAATGGCAATTACATAGCTTTGTCaaccttatctataaaatggggacaataccATCTGTCTCAGGAttagagagaaatttaagagACCTAAAGCACAGGCCTGGCACGTGATAGGCCctagatttcattcattcattaggtatttattgagcaactgttACTGGGTGCTGTGATTgacggatgaatgaatgaatatgaggAGGAACTCGGCACAAGAACTACAGTTCAGAGGGAAGTTCTCAAAATTGCTCCACGTGCTCCTACCCGGCTTGCGACTGCGGGCCACGCGCGTTTGACACGCCGGATATGACGTCACCCACTCCCGTGGTTCCCAGAACTGGGAGATGGGACCGGAAACTAATGGGGGGGACGACGTTTGCAGACTGACCGGAAGTGGACCCCGATGGGTGCCGCCAGCCGCAGCTCCTGGGAGCTGGGACCGAGAGGAGCTTGAGGAAGGCGGGGCACGGGGCGGGGCCGCTTCAGGGGCGGGGCCTGCAGGCGGGCAGGGGGCGGGGACCCTTAGCCCCTGTCTGACCCCGCCTGCCCCGACGCCGGCGGCGGCACGGccatgaagctgaagctgaagaacgTGTTTCTCGCCTACTTCCTGGTGTCGATCGCCGGCCTTCTCTACGCGCTGGTGCAGCTCGGTGAGCGGAGCGGGGCGGGGGTCCGGCGGGCCAGCTCTCGGGCGCCCGCCGCCGTGCATCccgccctggggatgaacccccgCGCAGACACCATTCATCCGACTCGGCCCTCTGACAGCGCTCTGCGGCCGCCGGGCGCACTCCCCTTGCTAGAACGCACCGCGGCTTCCCGCCGCACCTCGGATGAAGCCCAGACTCCTTCCCAGAGCATGCAGGGCCCCGCATGCTCCTGCCGCCGGCTGCCTCTCCAACCCCATTTCCTAACCCTCTCGCTCGCTCAGCTCCGGCCACGCTAGCTTCAAGACAGCGTCTCGAAAACCGCACGTTCATTGCTTTCTCAAGCTTTTAACCTGTTTCCTCTGTCTGCGGTGCCTTCCTCCCAGCTCTTTCCCGGCTGCCTCTTTCTCATCCTTCAgctctcagctcagatgtcacagtctcagagaggccttccctgactacctTAGCTAGAGtaacttctttttctggattctcttttattctctatCCTGTTTGCTTCCTTCATGGCCCTTATCACAATTTGTAGTTTCTTTGCTTACTTTGCTTAGTGTCTGCCTCCTCCATAAAGTgaaaactccatgagggcagggaccatattTGCTTTGTTCCCTGAAGCATCCCCAGCACTTACGGCAGTGCCTCCCACGAggagcattcaataaatatttatccaatAATGGAACCGATGAATTTAATGAGTCTTTGGTCACACAACCAAGGGAACAGATTGAACCCCGCCTCTTAGGCAGGGATTTCCAGACAGGGTCACTGCATGATCCTCAGGTGTTTGAAGGACTGTCCTGTTTTAGGAGCTTGACTTGTTCTTTATGGCTCCAAAAGGCAAAATTAGGACCGGTAGGTAGAAAGGATGGAGGCAGATAATCAGCTCAATATCCACATGAAAATGGTAACAGATGGAATTTATTAAAGTTGGAGAGGGGCTGCTGATTGAGGTGGTGAGTTCCCCACCACCGAAGGTGTTTTAGAGAGGTGTTGTAAGGAGAAGATTATGGCCCTTTGGGACACTCATGTGTGCTGTGGTTCTCTGCCCCTATCCCTGCTTCCTGTGACCAGGCCAGCCATGTgactgcctccctcccctgcGGGCAGCAGCGGAGCAGCTCCGGCAGAAGGATCTGAGGATTTCCCAGCTCCAAGCTGATCTCCGTcgcccaccccctgcccctgcccagccccctgaACCTGAGGCCCTGCCTACTATCTATGTTATTACCCCCACTTATGCCAGGTATGGGCTCTGGTGCACCCAAGAGGCCTGCATGGACCAAGATGTTGGGGTTGATGAGGACTTTGGGGAGGCACTGGGTCACGGGATGCCCCTCAAACTAGGGCAAGCCAAGTGACAGGATAAATGAACCACATCTTTACTCAAAGATTTGTGGGAAAATGGTTCCTTTCTAGTGAAATAGACAGGGGTGTACTATGAAGTAGAATATCCCTGAGACATTTTAAGAGAGAAcaataaagtttcaaaaaaatttgGAACTTGCCAATGAGTTCACTCTCTCTCCTTAGGGATCCTTTGGTGAGAAAGTTTGGCAACTTCTGACTAAATTGAAGTAGAAAAGGGCTTGGCCCTAGTCATCCCCCGGGTCTAGAAATAGTAACACTAGCTATAATTTATAGTGTGTTCATTCTTACCAGGTgctgtactttaaaaaaagattaa from Rhinolophus ferrumequinum isolate MPI-CBG mRhiFer1 chromosome 11, mRhiFer1_v1.p, whole genome shotgun sequence encodes the following:
- the GANAB gene encoding neutral alpha-glucosidase AB isoform X2 — protein: MAAIAAVAARRRRSWTGLVLACLGVCLGISLAVDRSNFKTCEESSFCKRQRSIRPGLSPYRALLDSLQLGPDALTVHLINEVTKVLLVLELQGLQKNMTRIRIDELEPRRPRYRVPDVLVADPPTARLSVSGHDDNSVELTVAEGPYKIILTARPFRLDLLEDRSLLLSVNARGLLALEHQRAPRVSFSDKVSLTLGSIWDKIKNLFSRQGSKDPAEGDGAQPKEAPGDGDKPEETQGKEEKDEPGAWEETFKTHSDSKPYGPMSVGLDFSLPGMEHVYGIPEHADSLRLKVTEGGEPYRLYNLDVFQYELYNPMALYGSVPVLLAHSPHRDLGIFWLNAAETWVDISSNTAGKTLFGKMLDYLQGSGETPQTDVRWMSESGIIDVFLLLGPSVSDVFRQYASLTGTQALPPLFSLGYHQSRWNYRDEADVLEVNQGFDDHNLPCDVIWLDIEHADGKRYFTWDPSRFPQPLTMLEHLASKRRKLVTIVDPHIKVDSSYRIHEELQNQGLYVKTRDGSDYEGWCWPGAAGYPDFTNPATRAWWANMFNFDNYEGSAPNLYVWNDMNEPSVFNGPEVTMLKDAQHYGGWEHRDVHNIYGFYVHMATANGLVLRSGGVERPFVLSRAFFAGSQRFGAVWTGDNTAEWDHLKISIPMCLSLGLVGLSFCGADVGGFFKNPDPELLVRWYQMGAYQPFFRAHAHLDTGRREPWLLPSQYHDIIRDALGQRYSLLPFWYTLFYQAHREGIPVMRPLWVHYPQDVTTFSIDDQFLLGDALLVHPVSDSGAHGVQVYLPGQGEVWYDVQSYQKHHGPQTLYLPVTLSSIPVFQRGGTIVPRWMRVRRSSDCMKDDPITLFVALSPQGTAHGELFLDDGHTFNYQTHHEFLLRRFSFSGNTLVSSSADPKGHFETPIWIERVVIIGAGKPAAVVLQTDAGSPESRLSFQHDPETSVLVLRKPGVNVASDWSIHLR
- the GANAB gene encoding neutral alpha-glucosidase AB isoform X4, encoding MAAIAAVAARRRRSWTGLVLACLGVCLGISLAVDRSNFKTCEESSFCKRQRSIRPGLSPYRALLDSLQLGPDALTVHLINEVTKVLLVLELQGLQKNMTRIRIDELEPRRPRYRVPDVLVADPPTARLSVSGHDDNSVELTVAEGPYKIILTARPFRLDLLEDRSLLLSVNARGLLALEHQRAPRVSQGSKDPAEGDGAQPKEAPGDGDKPEETQGKEEKDEPGAWEETFKTHSDSKPYGPMSVGLDFSLPGMEHVYGIPEHADSLRLKVTEGGEPYRLYNLDVFQYELYNPMALYGSVPVLLAHSPHRDLGIFWLNAAETWVDISSNTAGKTLFGKMLDYLQGSGETPQTDVRWMSESGIIDVFLLLGPSVSDVFRQYASLTGTQALPPLFSLGYHQSRWNYRDEADVLEVNQGFDDHNLPCDVIWLDIEHADGKRYFTWDPSRFPQPLTMLEHLASKRRKLVTIVDPHIKVDSSYRIHEELQNQGLYVKTRDGSDYEGWCWPGAAGYPDFTNPATRAWWANMFNFDNYEGSAPNLYVWNDMNEPSVFNGPEVTMLKDAQHYGGWEHRDVHNIYGFYVHMATANGLVLRSGGVERPFVLSRAFFAGSQRFGAVWTGDNTAEWDHLKISIPMCLSLGLVGLSFCGADVGGFFKNPDPELLVRWYQMGAYQPFFRAHAHLDTGRREPWLLPSQYHDIIRDALGQRYSLLPFWYTLFYQAHREGIPVMRPLWVHYPQDVTTFSIDDQFLLGDALLVHPVSDSGAHGVQVYLPGQGEVWYDVQSYQKHHGPQTLYLPVTLSSIPVFQRGGTIVPRWMRVRRSSDCMKDDPITLFVALSPQGTAHGELFLDDGHTFNYQTHHEFLLRRFSFSGNTLVSSSADPKGHFETPIWIERVVIIGAGKPAAVVLQTDGSPESRLSFQHDPETSVLVLRKPGVNVASDWSIHLR